The Desulfovibrio piger DNA segment GACTCTCCCGCTGCATGTACTTCCAGTTGCTTCCCCAGCCAATTCCCCATGTCTACTGGCAAAGTGTCCACGATTGACGGGATACCAGAAAGAATATCCTGTCCTGTTTCCTCTGCCTGTGAGCATGAGTTTTCCGCAGATGATGTCCCATGAGTTGAATCCTCGGGTGTGCTTGCTTCGCTGCCTTTTTCCGATGTGGAGGTATTTTCCGTCTGGGTTCCACTCTCCTGGTGTTGTTCCTCCTGTGACGGGGATTTCCAGGACTTGAGGCAATGTGCCAACTGGCGGGCATAATGGATGGCACTGGACGTATCTGGGCATTCCTGCCTGATTTGTGCAAGGATGAGATCCAGAGACTGTCGCATACCGGGGAAGTGAGTATCCAGAGAGGTTGTTTCCTCTTCCAGCGGTTGTGACACTTCAGGGACATCCCAGGAACGCACTGTCAGCAGCACATAGTTCAAAACAGAAAGAGCGAGGGATCTTTTCCCCGCCCTTTCTCTGGTCGCATCTTCCACGAAGAACCGGCGTATCAGCTCGTGGAAATTATGCCTGCATCCCGGGAATACCGCAGCCAGTCTGTTTTCCACCCTCCAGTCTTCGATGGCATTGAACAGATTTTTCGTCACCGCATCCAGAGCAGCCTCCTTGAATGCCTTGAAATCCGTATACCGGATATGGGCGGATTCATGGTCGATAAAGCCCCTGACCAGAAGCAGCAGCTCTTCCCCACAGTCTACGGGCAATGATGGTAACTGGATCATGTTCCCATCCGTACAGGCATCAGACCCACCAATATGCACATGCACACCGTAGGTATTCCCAAGTACGGAAGCCAGAAGAGGCAAACAGCCCAGGATATCTTTCTCTCGCAGCTGCATTACCACAACCCCATGCTGGGAATCTCAGGAAGTATCGGTGCGGAAACGACTTCCGGCAACACAGGCAACTCAGCAGTCCCGAAAGGATTGTCCTCATCCGGCTGAACGCTTTCATCCTTTTTGAGCAACGCATCCAGAACGGAACCGGTCGAATTTCCTTCGATGACTTTCTGGGCATGGAGGATGAGCGCATGACTGTCCTTGAGAAGACAGACAAGACCTTGCAGGAGGATCAGATCGCTTCCTGTGATATTCCCTCTTTTGGGCATTCTATCCAGAGCGGACTGGATGATATCAGCCACAGGGCTCACATGAGGTTCCACAAAGCTGAGTCCTACCAGTTTGGATTGGAGAGTGCGCAAAGGAGACAGGGCCTTGTGAGTCACTTCTGTCCTTCCCTCATAAACACGCTTCCAGATATCCTTTGCAGTCCGGGACAGATCATCGAAAAGAGTGTTACCGAGCCCTTCCACTTCTTCCGCCAGACCAGATTCCAGAACTGCCTTTTCATCAGGATACTGCTCCAGGGGGGATACCTTGTACAGCTGCCAGCGAAAGTCCATGCGAGCCCGAACATATTCAGGACTTACCGTGGAATTGCGGATGATTTCCGACCACTGGGAATGCTTGTCTATCCAGGTTTTGACGGATTCATCATAATCCGCCAGGAATGCTTCTTTTTCCCGCAGGAATTCGTCTCGGATGGCCACCAGTTCCTGAATGATGGCACCAGCTTTCTCTTCCGGGATAGCCCAACCAGACATGAAACGTACTCCATGCCTGTCCAGAAAACTGAAAGCACGGGCTTTCAAGGTGGAGAAGATCTTCAACGAACTGGGATCGGCGATACGCTTGGAACCCAAAGAAGCCAGGTCTTCGGGAGGGAGTTCAGCGCCACCGAAGTCTTCCACGGTCATTTTTTTCCGAGCTGACCAGAGACTGATATCCAGGTTCAGAGCCAGCAGATTTTCCAGGATGCGGATATCGGAAATGATCTGGGTCATATGATCCTCCTAAATGGAGCTTTTGGTTTTGATGAGGGCATACCCTTCACGCAACTTTTTGGCGGCTCGGGATGTCAGTTCCAGTATGGGGCTTTTGTCTTTGCAGGTATCCACGGGAACGAAATGCTGCTGTCCGCTTTGTCCAGTATGTCCCCAGGTAATGGTCAGTCCTTCAGCACCAGCATCGCCTACCCAATCCTTGGTCAGAGTTTGCCCATCCAGTACGTATTCCTTGCGCAGGAAGATACGGGGATAGGGAACAGCACTACTCCGCTGACAATGCAGCTTTACGAACCCGAGAGCTTCCTCTCCCATGAGCAGATCGTTTCCACTCCCTGTCAGATGCGGAAACATGCGTTGAGCCAGTTCATGCAACATAGCTCTGGTCTCATGTGAAGCCCTGTAGGCAAGAGCTCTATCCAAAGCATATGTCACCGGCTGGATTCCCTGTTTCGCCAGTGGCTGAAAACGCAAGGTCAAAGCGCCCCAGCGCAAAAGACTGCGCGTGGAGAACGTGATTTCGATGCTGCCGCTCAGTGTGCTTCCACTCATCTCGCTCATGAACAACCTGCGGACTTCATTGGCATAGTCCACCATCGTTTCACACAAGGATACGGGCAACGCCGGATAGCGATCCCGCAAGAGCTTCTTTTCCACAGAGGGATCAGGGTAGCCCATCTCGCAAAGGATGAATCGATCCGTGAAAGCCAGATTCTGCCGCTGAGTTCCCTGGTAAAGACCGGTGTCATCCCCTGCGCCATTGGTATTGGCTGTAGCCACGAATCGGAACATGGGATGAGGGATGATGAGTTCCCCACCATTTTCCGGGATACACAGAGGAGAACCGTCCAGGATACCATGCAGTCCTGCTGCGACTTCCGGTGAAGCCATATCCAGCTCATTGATCAGACAGATGCCTCCGTAACGCATAGCAAGCGCAAGTGGTCCGTATTCGTAGGACATGCTCCCTTCATGCACGGTCAAATGTCCTGTGAGATCAGCGAACTCCAGCCTGCCGTGTCCCGTCACTTCGAACAGGGGATAGTTCAAGCGTGCAGCCAGTTGTTTGACACACGATGTTTTCCCACAACCGGAAGGACCAAAGATGTACAGGGGTTCCTCCGGGGAAAGCAGCCAGACGATGATGTCCCTGCTGGATTCATGGAACAGGTAATTGGGGTCCAACCTGGGGGTATACAGAGAGGGGGTGGCATATCCCTTGATGGGAGTACCGGAAGGATTGCCGCTAAAAATCTGACCAGCATCCAGTTCGATGACCTGAAGCCGGCTCAATTCGTCAGATATGGTTTGCATCGCCATCTCCTTGAAATACAAAAAGGCCCCTGATCCGTTGAGGAATCAGGGGCCTTTTTCGTTGTATCTGGTTACTAAAGGGGAATGTAGTTACCGAAAGAGTTATCCAAAATGGTCACCTTGTCAGCCAATTGCATGGCACGTGGCAGATTTTCAAGACTTCTGGCATAACGACGGATAACATCTTGAGCAGGAACGTCATGGCCTCCACGGGCAACACGAGCTGCTACACGCTGCAAAGCCAATTCAGGACTGGACAAACGAATATACACCAGCTCAATCTGATAGCCTCGTTGTCGAGCTTCTGCCATCAGGGTAAAGTCAAAGTGAGCCGTCAGGGTTGACTCCCTGGCAAAGGAAACCCCCTCCTGTAAAAATACACGCGCCATACGTACAGCAGCCTTGCCTGCCGCCATAGGCGATAATCCATCTGCCGCCAGTTTGTCAGGATCAATCACCAACAGATTTTCCCTGAGAGCGACAGTTCTTGTGAACGTGCTTTTGCCAGCACCATTGGGGCCACAAATACACAAGAGCCGTGGCATTTACTGCTCCATTTTTTCCGGGACAGGCAATGACGTTTTTTCTATGCGCCCGTCAGGATAACGCAGAACATAGTGCCCATCCTGGTCGATATAGTTCAGCGGTATTCCCTTCTCGAGTTCTTTTTGCAGGATAACATGCTGATTTTCCACAGCAGTTTCAACAAGTTCTTCCAACGTCAGAGGCATGTCAAACTCCTGTTGCCATCATGGCTGTTTGAAGATTCCTTAGGAGATTGTGACGTAAGAGTGCGTCACAGGCAAGATACCTCCCCTACTCTTCAATAGCTTCTCTCATGGAGATGCCACGGGACACCTCCATCTCAAAAGGATTCTCGCACCAGCTACCATCTGTCTCCACATCATCGAATTCCTCTCCAATCCGAATGAAGTAGAAGTCCTGGGCATCGAGTTCGTTGAGCTGTGCTTGCAGCCAGTTGATCTCGGGAAACGTGCTGTACCACTTGGTCCAGTTCCAGAACCAGAGCTGATCGCCTTCTTTGCTCGTGTAGTGGGTATCCGCATGCGCCAACAGGTTTTCGACAACTGTGCGCAGTTCCGAATCTTCCAGCGTTGTCAGTTTTCCAGTGAGCTGCTTGTAGCCTGCGGCAGAAATGGTGAGGCCAACTTCAGAGTAGTATCCCATGATGTCTCCTTACAGGATGAGGGGGTTAGTGGATGGGGGTGATGGACAAACGGGCAACAGGCTTTCCTTCCTGCTCATGCCGCTGGAACAATGCATCCACATCGATATGATCAAGACCTTCCTCATGGAAGATATGCGCCAATTCCTGTGCCAATCCCTTGCGATCCAAAGTACGTCGGCCAGATGACATACCCAGACGAAAACGATGCTGTCCTGTACTTATCCAATCCGTAGTGGATGCGAGTTGATGCGCCTGTTTGAGAGCGCTTTCGATTTCCTTGATACGGATATCCAGGGTGGAACGTTCTTCCTTGAGCTGTTCAAGTCTGGTCACAGCAGGTTCCCATTGCGGTTGAAAATCCCCCTGACGGAATTTGGGACATCCCTCATTGAATGAGCAGGTAGCGCACAGAAGATGGAATCCCCTGGCATAACGGAGAGCATCCAGTTCACGTTGCTGTTGTCTGCATGAACAGGTCTCCTGCCAGAATTGTTCAGCTGTTTTGCCTACAACTTCCAGAGTCCCTTTTTCCGAAACAAATGGGCCAAATGCCCGACAGTCTTTCATGGACAGGTAGAGCAACCAGCCTTCCAGATCGATTTCCGTAGGGGTATCCGGTATGATCAGTCCCCATTGCAGCTTGCATATCTCCGGAAAGGTTCGGGCATGGCATATCTGTTCCCCGGAAGTGTTCCTCACGGAAAAAACAGGGTGATGCCACAAGGCAGCCAGAAGACTCGTTTGACCTTTGACCTGGATCAGATGTGATGGGTATGGTTCTGTAGGAATGTTTTCCGTACTTTTTACCTCCAGAATACGAACCGCCTTCCTAGGGGAATCCCATACCAAGGTGAAATCCAGATGTGCCCGGATGGGTGTATCCTTATATATCCAGTCGATCTCCAGCTGAGGGAGAACACGCAGGCCAAGCGCAGATAATCCTTCCCCGATACCCTGTTCAAACCAGTGACCACGTTGCAGAGGAAGCAGGCGATCAAGGTTTTCCGGCTCAGGAAAGATCCTGGAAGCCACCGCAGCCCGGGGACATTCCAGATACTTGCCCACATCGCTCATACCGACATATGAGGTACGATCTCCAAGCATGGCATGCGTCTGGGAACGTGAAGAAACGAGAAAGCCCTGCCGGATCACTTCCAGCAGGGCTTTCTCTCGTACAAGAGATGAGGGTGTCATGTCCTCTCCTTCAGGTTAGGCAGTTCCGGCATATTTCCACCAGAACTTGCGCTGTGCGTTCCAACGAAAACCAGCACCCGAAAGTATCTCACTGCGAGTCTGGGTATCTCCTGTAGCCACGATGCACTCCCTTCCATCCTGTGTGCTGACTATCTGGTAGCTCACGCCATCCAGCTGGGGGAGATCAGCAAAAGATCCATATTGCCGTTTTGAGGTGCCTGATTTTTTATCCGCCTGTGGTTCGCCTATCCTGAAAGCCTTTTTGCACCTGAGCCCCGTTTCTAGGCTGTTTCACGCGTCCAGATGTTTTAGGTTGCATTTTTGCGGCTTCTCCATCGTCATCCTCCTCTGTGATTATGCCCAGCATGGCTGTCAGAGCATACCGTCTGGCATAGGTAATGGCGCTGCCCATCCCCTGCGGATCAGCTTTTGGCAGAGGAACGACTGCCAATGAGCTTTGCCACTGACCGGATTCCGCATGTGTGAGTTTCGTCAGTAAACCGATATGTCCCGGACCAAGTTCCACAGGTGCAGGAACAGGAAGCTGAGTCATCCAGATACCATGTGCGAGGAGGACATCACGGCAAGCCTCCATGACCGAGTTGAGCGTGGCGTAATTGCTTCGGGTGAAAGGATTGGTGCCATCTCTGGCCGCAGGCAACAATTCGCGCTGTACCGCGATAAGAGCCTTGGCCAGTTCCGATATTTCAGCAGAACAGTATTCCAGCATGAGACCTCCCTACGGAAAAAAAGAAGCCCCGGAAGATGAATCCTCCGAGGCCGCATGTATTTCTTTTTGATAATATATATTTGAAATTTTTCGATTTCTTTATTTCAAACGCTGGATGATCTTTTCCGCAAGGAAAATGATTTCACTCCTGGTGACGGTCGGCAGTTCTTCCTGCTTCGGGGACGAAAAGCTGATCCGGTATTTCTCCAGATCTTCCTGGGTCATAAACAGCTCGGCGACAGAACATTCCAGGATTTCAGCGATCTCTTCCAACCGTTGAAAGCGAGGAGCGACAAGGCCACGTTCGATTCTGGAAAGCGAATCTGCTCCCATCCCCAAACGCTCGGCAAAGGCCGCCTGATTCCATCCCAGCAGTTTTCGTCGTGCGGTAATGTTCGCACCTACTATGACCGCGAGTCGCTGCTTTTTCGTCCCAGCCACGTATCCCTCCATTTTTGCGTACAAAAATAAGGGAAAGCGCGAGCTTCAAAAACAGCATAAAAACCAATTCTTGACATTTTATGCAATAAAAAATAGTGCTATCAAAAAAAAGCTCCAAGGAGGTATAGTATGGCAGTAGAAAACAAACCTACAACCAGTAATGATGAGGAACAGGCAAAAACAGCCCTCTTTCTGGTCGTAATAGCAATCTTTGGCTTTTGGTATTGGTATTGCTCTGATGGAATCAGAGCCGTAAAAAATATGCATGTATATGAAATCATATCGGAAGATCAGGTTAATTTTGCTGGATTAATGGGAGTAAATTTTTCAAAAGGAGCCTTAAAAAATAGAGGGATGGATGTTGATATTACATTTGAAGAAGCCATCGACCGCACTTCTCCAAAAAATGTTGAATTTGATTCATTCGCTTCCGAAATAAGCGCTTTTGGGCAACGAGAGAAATTCAAAGGGGTCCAAATATCTATTTTGTATGATCCTCCTTTGGCTAATAAATACAAAACAATAGATATTACATACGCTGTTCTCAAAGAACACTTTTATCATTTTAATCCAGCGCCAATTGGACCTATCGCAATTACCTATATGACGACTGATGGTCACACAAAACAGATATCTGGGGGGCGACAAGATGTACTTCTTCCAATAGCCGCGTTCTTCTCAGAGTGTCCAAGTGAAGAATTTGCGAAAATACTTAAATAACAATCAAGGAAGCCGTGTCCATAGGACACGGCTTCCTTGATTTGAGGCCAGATCTATGCATAACATTGCGATACTCATAGGTGCAATTATCGGCGGATACATTCTTTTTTCTGATTTTATCATAGAATTTGGAGTAATTGGTGGGATTTTAGCTATCATTGCATGTTTACTAATTATATACAAATAAAATAATTAGTTACGTAAATTATATAAATAAACCCTGGAGAAATAAAATGAGATGCTTGACTAGAATTATAATTACATCATTCATTATTACCTTTTACGCCACAGCAGTATTTGCTATTTCTGATACAGAATACCAAGAATTATTAAAAGTTCCCTACTTCAAACAGGCAGACCAAGAACTTTCAGCTGTTTGGAAAGAAGTCTATAGCAAACTTGACGGTGCTTATAAAAAACAAATCTTAAATGACCAGCGTCAGTGGCTGAAGTCTGGACGTGACAGTAGCGCGAAAGCCTTGATGGAGGAAGAAGGATTCACCATAGAGGACGCCTATACCATAGCTGTTTATCTGAGAATAGGAGACTTGTATGTCATTCAACATAACAACTCCCTATCTCCAGACCAGTATGGCAGTGCAAAAGCTGATGGCTATTACTATGACACGATGTATGAAAAAGCAGTCAATTTAATCAAACAGCATAAAAATTCTGACAGTCAAATTTTGGCAATCCGAAGTACACAAGGGGAATATCTTGGTTTCATGGAGGAAGAAGGCATGATGGTCGGCTTTACCATTCGGAAACCAAGCTATGCACAAGTTTTTATCAGCTGCCCAAAAGAAAAAACTCTTGAGTTTTTTGGCTCGCTTTCGGCTGGTGGTAAGGTAGAGGCCACATACCAAATCACCTATGTCGAAGAAGGCCCTGACGGCCCAGAGGTATATCTTTCATGCAAGGCTGGCAGAAGACTGGCAAACTAATCCATCACTAAAAGAGCCCGACTGGTCATCCCAGCCGGGCTCTTTTAGTAGCAACTTATCCTTCCTGCCCCTCTTTCTCCATACGCTTCGCAGCTCTGGCTTCCTGGGCACGTCTGGCATTATCCGTCATCTTTGCGAGGTATTCCCGAGCCATGAGTTTTTGTGTCGGCTCATAGCCACAAAGTTTTTTGTAGTCCTCTACGCTGAGTTCATGATGAGCCAGATGACGAGCCGTCAGACTCAAAGATTGCTTGCCGCAAAGGCAGCAGGTGATGCTTTTCTCCGTAATGGCCGTAGCAGGATCGAACTTCAAATCATCCTTCGTATACTGCTTCTTCTGGGGAGCAGGCTTTTTCTCAATTTCGGGGATCAGCGCCACTTGCTTGACAGGAGCAGCTACGGGCTGGACAGGGGAGACTACAAACTCAGGCTGTTCCAGGAGACGTTTCTCGATCTCCATGTTGAGCAGCTTGGCTTTCTCATACTCAGCCATGACAAATTCGATAGGTTGATTGCTGTGTTTAGCAAAAATCGCTGCAAAAATATCCTTATCTTCCAGTGCCATTTTTGCCTCCTTTTTTATATCAAAAATTTCAATAAATATATGCTAAGAACAGTCAATTAGCAATGCTTTGAAGTATAAATTATCCTATCCCGCATGACATTTTTATAGATAAAATACAAAAATGAGTTTCTCCTATAATGAAAAAGGAAGCTATTCTCTCTCTCTCTTTAATCCTTTTGGGGAGCAGGTAGTGGACGACCAGAGAAAAAGTCGGTATCCTTACCAAAACAGGAGAAAGAATGCCAGTTATTTTAAATATAGGGGCATATCGATTTTTCTTCTATTCGAATGAGGGAAATCCGACAAAAGCTCCGCATATCCATGTAAGAGAATGTCCGGCATACATCTTGCTATACCAGTTTTCTCCAAAGGATACAGGCCAAAGCAAGGTAAAGTAGCCCCATAAAATTGACGAGGTAACAACAGTAGCGAGTACGCAAGCTCCGAAAACCCTTCAACCAGGCGAATGTCCGCTCTACTACCCAACGGCGGGCAGGAGTCCTCCAGCGGTCCCGAACTTCTTCCCCCCGGCTGCGGATATGCTCCTCAAATCCGTTTACGTAGACTTCTTCGCTGACTCGCGGGTAGTCATAGCCCTTGTCCAGACAGAGATGGCGTACGGCAGACCCCAGAAACCAGCCGCCCATTTCCCGGGAGTTCTTCAGCGTCGCTTCTATCAGGCGGCTGTCATGAACATTGGCACCTGTGACTGTCACTCCCAGAGGAATACCCTGACCATCCACATGGAGATGTATCTTGCCGCCGCTTCGGCCCCTGTCCGTCGGGTTGCGTCCAAGGCCCTCAGTCGCTGATTTTTTGAGAGCGCGTCGGGGCTTGCAGCAAGGTGCCGTCCATAGCCTGCCATTGGGCGTCGACGCCGACCTTTTCCCCATATTCAGCAAGAAGGATGCGAAAAATCTCCGCCATGATGCCAGCTTTGTTCCATCGCTGGAAGTGCTCGTGGACAGTGCTTTTTGATCCATAGCAGGCGGGAAGCATGGCCCATTGGCATCCTGTCCGGCATTTGTAGAGGATTCCTGCCAGAACCGTGCGCTGCGCAAGCGGTTTGCTGCCGCCGCTTCTTTTTCGTTTGAACGGGGCAAGGAGAGGCTCGATACGTTCCCACAGCTCATCAGGCACATCACGAAAATCTGTTTGTTTCATGGGACGAGATTACCACACCTTTTAAAATCAAAAAACATGCCGGACATCCTCTAAGAAGCCAGAATGGCGAAGCCAAAATTTCTCTTGTGGAACCCTATGCTGTGATGCTCAATGCAGGATTTTCAGCACAGGAGCTGCGCAAAATTTGCAAGCTCGTCCAGGAAAAACGAGAGATCCTGAAGGGAGCCTACCATGACTATTTCGCCTAAAACAGTTTGGTTCGATGAGGATTCCATGTGGGTCGGTTTGAATGATGCCAGGGTGATTGGCGTTCCACTTGCTTGGTTTCCTCGCCTGCTTAATGCGACAAAAATAGAACGGGAACAGTACGAGTTAAGCGCTTTCGGGATTCACTGGGACCACTTGAATGAGGATATCTCTGTGGAGGGACTTCTTGCTGGGCAGGGTGATCTCACAAAGACTCCTACCAAAGTAGCTTAAGAATTTGCCAGGAACGACATAAAGCAAGACACCGGGATGAGGCCTCATCCCGGTGTCTTGCTTTATGTTTGCTTGTCTTGAAGCACCTTGTAGAGGGTAGTCCTGCTTACCCCAAAGTGAGCTGCGATTTCCGTTTTGCTCTGCCCATCAGCGACCATCTTGCGAGCTAGCTCTGCCTGTTCTGGTGTGAAGGATGGTTTGCGTCCTTTGTACTTCCCTGCGGCTTTGGCAATGGCAATCCCTTCTCGCTGCCGTTCTCGGATCATGGCTCGTTCAAACTGGGCGACTGCGCCGATGATTTGGAGCTGGAGCTTCTGGAAGGGGTCTTCCGCTTTGCCTGCTGAAAAGGTGAGTCCTTCCTTGTGGAAGGAGACAGAAACATCCCGCTGGTTCAAGCTCTCGATGATTCGCAGAAGATCCTGAAGATTGCGAGCGAGTCTGTCGATGCTGTGCACATGCAGCGTATCCCCATCACGGAGGTAGTCCAAGCAAGCAACCAACTGAGGTCTGGACGTGTCCTTTCCACTGCATCTGTCGGTGAAGACCTTGTCCAAGTGAAAACCATCGAGTTGTCTGGCTGTATTCTGATCTGTGCTGCTGACACGGATGTAGCCGATCTGCTTTCCTTCCATGCTTAGCCTCCAAATTGTTCAAATAAGATTATAGAGGTTAAACGTATTTGTCAATTAAATGCAGAAATAACCCTAGATGAACAGACTTGCCCCTTTTGAATAGTGTTCATTTAGAGTCTACTCCAAATGCTCATTTCCAAAGAGGAGAAAGAACGTCTACACCTTCCCTTTTCAAGCGTTCACGGATAAAATCATACCGCTATTTTCTCCAGGAGAACGCCATGACCTTTCGTGATATTCTTGCCAAGTTCCGCAACATCTCTTTTTCCGAACGGGATAAGGGGGATCGCTTTGAACGCCTAATGCAGGCTTTTCTGCAAACTGTTCCCTGGTATGAAGGCAAGTTCCAGCATGTCTGGCTCTGGAAAGAGTTCCCCTACAAGAACAACCTGGGTGGCAAGGATACCGGCATCGATCTGGTGGCCCAAACGGTGGAAGGTGACTTCTGGGCTATCCAATGCAAGTGCTATGACGAAAAAGCTCGAATCGACAAACCTGCTGTGGACAGTTTTCTGGCAACATCCAGCAAGCAGTTCGTCAACGACCAGCTGCAAACGACTTCCTTTGCTCTGCGTCTCTGGATTTCCACGACCAACAAATGGGGGAGTGAGGCAGAAAATGCCATCAGGTACCAGGACCCCCCTGTTCAGCGAATTAGTCTTGCTGATCTTGAGAGTGCTCCTGTGGATTGGTCTGTGCTGGAGAAAGGAATCAGTGGTGCTCAGGCAAGGCAGAGCAAAAAAACGCCTCGACCGCATCAGCAGGCTGCAATCACAGCATTCCATGAGCATTTCCAGAGCAACGATCGTGGCAAACTGATCATGGCATGCGGTACAGGTAAAACCTACACCTCTCTGAAGATCGCGGAAAACCAAACCGGAGGGAAAGGTCTCGTCCTCTTTCTGGCTCCTTCCATTGCTCTGGTGGGACAAACCCTGCGTGAATGGACAGCGGAAGCCAGCAGCTCCATTTTCCCCATCTGCATCTGCTCTGATCCTGAAGTCAGCAAAAGCAAGACCAAGGCCGATGATGAGCATGATGGATACAGCGTCACGGATTTAGCATTCCCTGCCTCTACCGATGTGGATGAAATCGTTCGTCAGCTGCGCTTGGCAGAGAAATTCCATACGGATGGATTGACCGTCGTTTTTTCCACCTACCAGTCCATTGCCGTCATAGCTCGTGCCCAGAAGGAGTTTCAGCGGGAGTTCGATCTCATCATCTGTGATGAAGCACATCGCACAACGGGTGTTACCCTGAAGGATGAAGAAGAGTCCGCCTTCGTCAAAGTTCACGATAATGCCTTCATCCATGCCAAAAAGCGCATGTACATGACGGCTACTCCACGTCTGTATGCGGAAACCAGCAAGAAGAAAGCCCAGGAGGCGGATGCCTATCTCTGCTCGATGGATGATGAAGCCATGTACGGGCAGGAAGTTTTCCGTATCGGCTTTGGTGAGGCGGTGGATAAAAACCTTTTGGCTGACTACAAGGTACTGGTACTGACGCTGAGTGAAAACCAGATTCCCGCTGCCCTGCAAGCTGCTGTAGCCGATAGAACCAAGGAGATCGATACAGATGATGCCAGCAAGCTCATCGGGTGTATCAATGCTCTCTCCAAGCGGATGCTCATTGACGAGGGGCTGCTGAAAACATCCGATCCCTCCCCCATGCGCAAAGCTGTCGCTTTCTGCCAGAACATCAAGATTTCCAAAAAGATCAGTGCCGTCTTCAATGATTTCAAGGACAGCTATTATGATAGTCTGACCCAGGCGGAACGGGATGAGATGGTGGGTGTGGCAGCACAGCATGTGGATGGAACCATGCCTGCGACGACTCGTGACGAAAAATTGTCCTGGCTCAACGCATCTCCTTCGGATGGCAATGAGTGCCGTATTCTGACGAATGTGCGCTGTCTTTCCGAAGGGGTGGACGTACCTTCCCTGGATGCCGTTCTCTTTTTGTCTGCCAGAAACTCCCAGATCGATGTGGTGCAATCTGTGGGGCGTGTAATGCGTACCGCACCCGGAAAAAAGTTTGGCTACATCATCATCCCTGTCCTGATTCCTTCCAATGTGAGCCCGGAAGAAGCCCTCAACGACAACAAACGCTTTGCTGTTGTCTGGACGGTATTGAACGCTTTGCGTGCTCATGATGACCGTTTCAGTGCCACGGTCAACAAGATAGATTTGAACCGCCACAAACCTGCTGGGGGTGGTAGTGTCTTGATTGGTTCCATCGGTGGAGATTCTTCACAATCTGATCAGGATGAAAGCGATATCGGACACAAAGGGGATGGGAAACGGCCTCCAGCCCAGCTTCCCTTGCCTATACCGCAGCTGGAAGAGCTGAAAAATGCCATCTATGCCCGCATGGTGCAAAAGGTAGGGAACAAACGCTATTGGGAGCAGTGGGCAGCGGATGTCGCCAAGATCGCACAGGGCTATATCGAGCGCATCAATCGTCTGATTGCGGTTCCTGGTCCTCACAAAGATGCTTTTGACGAGTTCCTTTCCGGCTTGCGCAAAAACATCAATCCCTCTGTCACTCCGGGGGAAGTGGTGGAGATGTTGGCCCAGCATCTGATAACCAAACCAGTCTTCGAAGCTCTGT contains these protein-coding regions:
- a CDS encoding DUF2442 domain-containing protein gives rise to the protein MTISPKTVWFDEDSMWVGLNDARVIGVPLAWFPRLLNATKIEREQYELSAFGIHWDHLNEDISVEGLLAGQGDLTKTPTKVA
- a CDS encoding DUF4160 domain-containing protein — protein: MPVILNIGAYRFFFYSNEGNPTKAPHIHVRECPAYILLYQFSPKDTGQSKVK
- a CDS encoding transposase, which encodes MKQTDFRDVPDELWERIEPLLAPFKRKRSGGSKPLAQRTVLAGILYKCRTGCQWAMLPACYGSKSTVHEHFQRWNKAGIMAEIFRILLAEYGEKVGVDAQWQAMDGTLLQAPTRSQKISD
- a CDS encoding IS5 family transposase; this encodes MGKRSASTPNGRLWTAPCCKPRRALKKSATEGLGRNPTDRGRSGGKIHLHVDGQGIPLGVTVTGANVHDSRLIEATLKNSREMGGWFLGSAVRHLCLDKGYDYPRVSEEVYVNGFEEHIRSRGEEVRDRWRTPARRWVVERTFAWLKGFRSLRTRYCCYLVNFMGLLYLALACILWRKLV
- a CDS encoding recombinase family protein: MEGKQIGYIRVSSTDQNTARQLDGFHLDKVFTDRCSGKDTSRPQLVACLDYLRDGDTLHVHSIDRLARNLQDLLRIIESLNQRDVSVSFHKEGLTFSAGKAEDPFQKLQLQIIGAVAQFERAMIRERQREGIAIAKAAGKYKGRKPSFTPEQAELARKMVADGQSKTEIAAHFGVSRTTLYKVLQDKQT